The stretch of DNA AGCCATTAAATCTCTTTGATGTTCAGTTTTCCTTCGTATATAGCCTTTCCAACTACCACACCTTCAACTACACCGTAAAGCCTCTTTACGTCCTCAAGGCTTGAAACCCCGCCGGAGGCAAGAAGAGGCTTCTTGACAAATTTTTTAAACTTCAGGTATATATCTACATCCACACCCTCGAGGCTCCCATCTTTCTCTATATTTGTGTATAGATACCCCCATATATGGAGATTTTCAAACTTAAGCGCCAGTTCTTCCGGACCCAAAGAACTCTCTTCCTGCCAACCGCTTACAGCAACCTTGCCCCTTTTCGCATCCACGGAGAGTATAATCCTATCCGGAAAAGCCTCAACTATAGATTTAAAAATGGAAGGTTCTCTCAGCGCAACGGTTCCTGCAACGAAAAGATCTATACCTTCATCGTCAAGTACCTGACACACCTCCAGGCTCCTTATACCGCCTCCTACCTGTATCTGACCGGAAAAGACTCTCCTGATCTTTTTTATGGTTTCTATGTTTTTTGGCATACCCTCAAGACTTCCGTCAAGATCAACCACATGTAGCCTTTTAAAGCCAATCTCATTAAAAAGTTTTGCTACCTCTTCAGGATGCAGAGGATACTCTTTGACGCTCTCAAAACTACCTCTGTATAACCTTACAACTTTTCCTTCCTTTATGTCTATGGCAGGTATAATGAAGGATCTGAGATCCATCCAAATTATTGTAACATCAATTTGAAGCAGTCAGACTTTTTGATGAAGTCTTTAGCCCTTTTTTCCTCACCCTTGATCAGAAATACTTTATCTTCGTAAGGACCCTCTATCCTTAACCCTGCGAGTTCAAGATCTTTAGAGAGCTTTAAGAAACTCACGTCCTTTACAAGTTTTACTTGCACACCCTCTACACCCATTGTAGTGTATTCCTTGGGTTTGAAATAATTGTATATATGCAGTGAGAGAAGGAGAAAGATAGCTAAAGACTCCAAAACCATCAATCTGAGGATCTTCTTCCTCTTGTACCTTTCTATCCTCAGCAAAACGATATGATCAAGCGCATCAATTGGCTCTTTGCCCCTGTAAAACTCCTCAAAAGCTTTCTTTAAGTTCTTCATCCTTAAGCTCCTTTATAACTTCCAGAAGCCTCTTCTTTGCGTAAAACACCCTCGTCTTTACCGTACCCAGAGGTATGCCCAAAATCTTAGCTATTTCTTCATAGGGAAGTTCCTCGTAAAAGGCAAGGTGAAGTACCTCCCTGTGCGCAACTGATAGCCTATCCAAAGCCTTCTTCACCAGCTCTACACTCTCGCTATCTATAGATTGGTCCTCAAAGATGGCGTCGTGTTCCATGATCTCCACCGTTTTTATCTCCCTCATCCTCTTTCTGAGCATATTTCTACTAACGTTTCTCGCTATTCCAAAGAGCCAAGTACTCACCTTAGAACTCCCTTTGAAGTTTTTTGCGCTCCTCCAGACCTGATAAAAGGTTTCGATCAGAGCTTCCTGAGCATCTTCGTAATTCTCAAGCAGTCCGTAAATGTAGAAGAAGAGTCTGTTTTTGTAAAGATCCATAAGTTTCTTGAGAGCCTTCTCGTCACCTCTGGCTATCTGATCGAGCAGTTCCTCATCTCTCATGGGAGTATTTTAAGACTGCTCTCATATAGTATGTGTAAACTCTAACCGTCAAAGTTCGGTTTATAATTTTCCTAACATGAGGGGATTTACCTTACTTGAGCTGATCATAGTTATCACTATAACAGCCATGCTTACCCTCGTTGTGCTTCCCACACTTGAGAGAAAATTTTTTGGAGAGAAGGACATTCTCAGGGCTTTTATACTAAAAAACTTGAATCTTGCCATGAAGACAGGTAAGGTTATTGAGCTTTTGGGAGATGGTAAAAGCATATCATCCTCAACAGGGGAAAAGTTAAACTTGCCCCTCATGGGAAGGTGTTACATATACCCAAGCGGAGAGTTAAGACAGTGCTGGTTTGGGAAAGGAGGAGATCGTG from Hydrogenobacter sp. encodes:
- the hisA gene encoding 1-(5-phosphoribosyl)-5-[(5-phosphoribosylamino)methylideneamino]imidazole-4-carboxamide isomerase — protein: MDLRSFIIPAIDIKEGKVVRLYRGSFESVKEYPLHPEEVAKLFNEIGFKRLHVVDLDGSLEGMPKNIETIKKIRRVFSGQIQVGGGIRSLEVCQVLDDEGIDLFVAGTVALREPSIFKSIVEAFPDRIILSVDAKRGKVAVSGWQEESSLGPEELALKFENLHIWGYLYTNIEKDGSLEGVDVDIYLKFKKFVKKPLLASGGVSSLEDVKRLYGVVEGVVVGKAIYEGKLNIKEI
- a CDS encoding sigma-70 family RNA polymerase sigma factor, with the protein product MRDEELLDQIARGDEKALKKLMDLYKNRLFFYIYGLLENYEDAQEALIETFYQVWRSAKNFKGSSKVSTWLFGIARNVSRNMLRKRMREIKTVEIMEHDAIFEDQSIDSESVELVKKALDRLSVAHREVLHLAFYEELPYEEIAKILGIPLGTVKTRVFYAKKRLLEVIKELKDEELKESF
- a CDS encoding type II secretion system protein; translated protein: MRGFTLLELIIVITITAMLTLVVLPTLERKFFGEKDILRAFILKNLNLAMKTGKVIELLGDGKSISSSTGEKLNLPLMGRCYIYPSGELRQCWFGKGGDRVYYTLLDF